From one Burkholderia pyrrocinia genomic stretch:
- a CDS encoding SMI1/KNR4 family protein, which produces MIDKLSQLGATPIDRPPRAKVQMLTDLEAEAGRLPDDYRNLLMHFGGDIEFHSSIKFQADEPSPWAAEDRTDSLEILYGLESKYGLSILQMFETYKGRIPADWIPIGEAPGGNQICLRIHPSDGSQSVEFWDHESEVGPGLPPSGDGLTKITNSLQDFVNRLMPEDLLENTPHAVKVDLQF; this is translated from the coding sequence ATGATTGACAAACTTTCACAACTTGGAGCCACCCCGATCGATCGGCCACCAAGGGCGAAAGTGCAAATGTTGACTGACCTAGAGGCCGAGGCTGGCCGACTTCCGGACGATTACAGGAATCTGTTGATGCATTTCGGTGGAGATATTGAGTTCCATTCATCCATCAAATTTCAAGCTGATGAGCCGTCGCCTTGGGCCGCTGAAGATCGCACCGATTCTTTGGAGATCCTCTACGGGCTGGAGAGCAAGTATGGCTTGTCGATTCTCCAGATGTTTGAGACGTATAAGGGACGCATCCCGGCAGATTGGATTCCAATAGGAGAGGCGCCGGGAGGTAACCAGATTTGTTTGAGGATCCACCCGTCGGACGGTTCTCAATCGGTCGAGTTCTGGGACCATGAAAGCGAGGTTGGACCGGGCTTGCCGCCAAGTGGCGATGGTCTAACGAAAATCACCAACTCCTTGCAGGATTTCGTTAACCGCCTCATGCCAGAGGATCTGCTAGAGAATACACCTCACGCCGTTAAAGTAGATCTTCAGTTTTAA